AAATGGACAGGCTGGCCGCCCTGGCCCGGCGCGACATGCGCTGGGATGACCTGGAAAACTACCTGCTCTTTCCCGAGGTGGCCCGGGCGATGCGCGAGAGCCGAAAGCCGGCCGAGGAAAAGACCTGCACCATGTGCGGGGATTTCTGCGCCATGAAAAAGGGGATGGAGGTCTTCGCCGGGGACATCGCTGGGGACAAGTGCTCAGCGGGTGTTTAGGGCGCCTGCGGGTCGGTTCGGTGCGGCAGGTCAGGCGGTGGCCCCTCAGGGCATCTTTCAGGCGGCGCTCAGCCACTGCCAGGCTTGGTCCATTTCGGAGCGGTCGAAATAGGCCGTCTGGATGCCGCTGAACAGGCCGAAGAGGCTGATCCAGGTGTCCTTCCAAACCCGGTCGCCGACCACCGCCAGGCGCTCGATGCGATCGGCCATGGGCACGGCGAAGCGCAGGTCGAAATAGAGGTCTTCGGCGCTGTTGAAGGACGGGTAGTGCTGTGCCACCAAGAGCAGCCGAACCCTGCCGGTCCGGCCCGCGAGCTTTTGCAGGGCGGTGCTGATGCGCTCTGTTTCGACGTCGCTGACCGCACCCTCGAGGCGGAAGCCCAGGATATTGGGCCCCAGTTTTTTGAGTTCTCCGATCATGCCGGGCTCCTCCCAGGCCACGATTCCAGGCCGTCAGCGGCCGGGGTTTCGGGCATGAACCAACATAAGGCTGTTTTGAGCGCTGGAAAGAGGGCCTCAAGCGGGCAGCTTTGAGAAAGGACCGGCGAACAGGCGGCCAGCCTGAAAAAAACCGCCTTCCGGGCCGATGCCTGCCAATTCCGGGATCAGGAGCAACGGGATCCATAGGGGCCCCATGATGTGCATCCGGAACCGGGCTTAAAACGCGTGCCGAGGGCGAAGCCCCTGTCGGTAAGATCAACTTTCACCGGGGGAGGTTGGGCCACAAGACCGGCTTCCCTGATGTACGCCACACACCCTTAGGCAAAGGCCATATCCGCTCCGGAATGTGGCACTCGGGCTCCA
This region of Desulfobacteraceae bacterium genomic DNA includes:
- a CDS encoding STAS/SEC14 domain-containing protein — translated: MIGELKKLGPNILGFRLEGAVSDVETERISTALQKLAGRTGRVRLLLVAQHYPSFNSAEDLYFDLRFAVPMADRIERLAVVGDRVWKDTWISLFGLFSGIQTAYFDRSEMDQAWQWLSAA